CTCGCCCGGTGCCAGATCGAGCGGGTGCACCCCTACCGAACAATCGACATCGGCGTACCGCTCACTCAGGGCCTTGACCGCCCCGGCGTTCTCGGCACTGACGCCGATGCACAGAAAATGCCCGACCCCGCGCTCCCGCGCAGCCTGCAGGGCAGCATCGAGGGAGCCCTGGTGGGCGCTCAGGTCAAGACGGTCAAGGTGGCAATGGGAATCTACGAGCATGGGATAACGGCACACATGAAGAAAAGGGAGAGTCAGCGGGCGCCTGGCAACTGTTGCCAGTGAGCCAGCAGCGCTTCAAGCAGCAGCGCGCGATTGAGGTTGGCCTTGCCCAGCACCTTCTGGCGCTGCTCCAGGATCCACGCCTGAACCGCCAGCACCTTCGCCTGGCGGCTCTTTTGCGCCAGATACTGCACGACCTTGCGCATATCGGCCAAGCCTAACCCTTCTTCGTCCTGGGTCAATTGATAGCGCAGGATCAGGTGCGACCAGTCGCAGAACCAGTCGAACAAGAGCAGCAGTGGCACGCCATTCCAGGCATCCGCCAACTGGCTGGGCGATTGCTGCTGCTTGAGCAGTTTCTTCACCCCTTCAGTGACCAACGCTCGCTGCTCACGAACGCCCTGCGCCTGCAAGCTTACGGCCATGAGGGGCGAACCCGCGGCCAGGGTCAACAGTTCGTCGCGCTCAGCGTCGTCGCTGTCAGCCAGTGCATCGGCCAGCCAGGCCTGGCTCTGGGCCAGGCTGGGCTGCGGGCAGGCAACCTGCTGGCAGCGACTCTTGATGGTCGGCAGCAAACGGCTAGGCTGGTGAGTGACCAACAGCAGGACCGTATCGCCGGAAGGCTCTTCGAGGCTTTTGAGTAGCGCGTTGGAAGCGTTGACGTTCATCGCCTCGACCGGCTCGATCAACACGACCTTACGCCCACCCAACTGCGCAGTCTGCACCACAAAAGCCACCAGCTCGCGCACTTGATCGACCTTGATCGGCTTATCGGCCTCCTCCGGCTCCAGTACGTAGTTGTCCGGGTGGCTACCGGCCTTGAGCAACAGGCAGGACTTGCACACGCCGCAGGCATCCAGGCCCTGGGGCTGCTGACACAGCAGGCGCGCCATCAGCCGCTCGGCGAGGGCCCGCTTGCCAATGCCTTGCGGCCCATGCAGCAGGTAGGCGTGGGCGTGCCGACTGCGACCCGCCAATTGCTGCCAGATGGCCTGCTGCCAGGGATAGGCCTCAGCCACGGCAACGCTCCAGAATGCCCGGCAGCAGTGCATCGATGGCGCGCTGCACGGACTCCAGCGGCTGCGCGGCGTCCAGCAGGCTGTAACGCTGCGGCTCGCGACGGGCGCGCTGCAGGTAGGCTTGGCGCACCGCTTCGAAGAACGCCTGGCCTTCCTGTTCGAAACGGTCCAGGCGGCCCCGCGCGGCGGCACGGGCAAGGCCCACTTCGACCGGCAGGTCAAAGACCAGGGTCAGGTCAGGGCGCAGGTCGCCCTGGACAAACTGCTCCAATGTGGCGATACGCTCGACAGACAAACCACGCCCCCCTCCCTGATAGGCATAGGTGGCATCGGTAAATCGATCGCACAACACCACCGCGCCACGGGCCAGGGCGGGACGGATCACCTGCGCCAGGTGCTGGGCACGCGCAGCGAACACCAGCAACAGCTCGGTATCGGCTGCCATGGTTTCATCGCTCGGTGCCAGCAACAACTCGCGTACCTTTTCAGCCAGCGGCGTACCGCCCGGTTCGCGGCTCAGCAGCACGTCCAGGCCTTGCTCACGCAGGCGCGCCGCCAGGTATTCACGGTTGGTGCTCTTGCCCGCGCCTTCGGGGCCTTCCAGGGTAATAAACAAGCCGCTCACAGGCAGTCCTTAATGTTGTTCGTCGGGCGTCGGCGCATCGGCCGGCGCAGGGTCACTGGCCGGAGCGGGCGCCTCGTCTGGCTCTGGCTGCTCAGCCGGCTGCTGCGCCTCGGACGCATCGGGCTCCACCGCTTCGCTCGCAGCCGGTTGGGCCTGCGGTGCCGGGCTGGAGCGGTAATCCGCCCGCCGCTTGAGCTGGAACTCGCGCACAGCCGAGTTGTGATCATCCAGGTCGTCGGAGAACACATGGCTGCCATCGCCGCGCGCGACGAAATACAGGCTGGTGCCATCGGACGGATTGAGCGCGGCGTGAATCGCTTCGCGGCCGACCATGGCAATCGGCGTCGGCGGCAGGCCGGTTATGGTGTAAGTGTTATAGGGCGTTGGCTCACGCAGATCGGCACGGGTGATTCTGCCGTTGTAGCGCTCGCCCATGCCATAGATCACCGTCGGGTCGGTCTGCAACATCATGCCCAAGCGCAAGCGCCGCACGAACACGCCGGCAATCTGCCCGCGTTCCTGAGGGATGCCGGTTTCTTTCTCGACCAGCGAGGCCATGATCAGCGCCTGGTAGGGGTCGCGATAAGGCAGGTCGGTGGTGCGCTCCGACCACTCCTTGGCCAGCACTTCGTCCAGGCGTTGGTAGGCCTGCTGCAACAACTCGATATCGCTCATGCCGCGCACGAAGCGATAGGTGTCCGGGAAGAAGCGCCCCTCAGGGAACACCCCGGTGTGGCCAAGCTTGTCCATGACCTCGGCGTCGCTCAGGCCGTCAAGCGTGTGCTTGATCTTCTCGTGCCTGGCGACCGCCGAACGCACTTGGCGGAAGTTCCAGCCTTCGACCAAGGTCAGGTTGTACTGCACCACATCGGCGCGGCGCCACGCGTCGAACAGTTGCTCGACCGTCATGCCGGGGGTCAGGCGGTACTCACCTGTATGCAGGGGTGTGCCGGCCATGTTGAAGCGCCAGTAAAGCCGCAACCAGAAGGCGTCATCGAGCAGCCCCTCATGCTGCATGCGGTAGAACATGCGGTTAGGGTTGGTGCCATTGGGCACGTCGAGCAGGCGCTCCTGCGTCACGTGCAAGGGCTGCTCCAGGACCGAGTTGACCTTCCAGGCCGACCAGCCCAATGCCAGCCCAGCCAGAATCAACCCCATTTCCAGCAGCAGCAGGAATTTGCGTCTCACGAATTCAGGTATCCAGTAACGTACGGGCAACGGCCTGCAGTTTACGGGTGAGTGGGCCCGGCGACCAGTTCAGCGCGGCAAAACCCCGCACCGGCCAGACACCATAGACACTGTTGCAAACGAATACTTCATCCGCCTGCTGCAGTTCGTCGAACGTCAGGTCACGGACCTGCACCGGGATAGCCAGTGCCTGGGCCTGCTGCAACAACGCGGCGCGCATCACGCCTGCCACGCCGCAGCGGCTGAGCTCTGCGGTCAGCAGCACACCGTCACGCACCAGGAACAGATTGCTGTACACCCCTTCGACCACCCTGCCCTGCCCATCACGCATCAGGCCTTCGGCATGTTCGCTGTCCTGCCATTCGGCACGCGCCAGCACCTGCTCCAGGCGATTGAGGTGTTTGAGCCCGGCCAGCAGCGGTTGTTCCCCAAGCCGGGTCTGGCAAGGGAACAATCGCACGCCGAGTTCAGCATGTTCGACAGGATAGCTGGGCAGCGGGCTGCCCTGAAGGATACGCCGTGGCGCAACACCCGCGACCGGGGCATAGCCGCGCTGGCTGTCGCCACGGGTCAGGATGAATTTGGCGACACCATCACCCAACTGGCAGGCATAACGCCGGATTTCATCTTCAATCAGCGCCAGGTCGGCATCGATTGCCAGGCGCTGGCAACCCAGCGCCAGGCGTGCGAGGTGGCCGCCCAGCAAACTGGGGCGGCCACCTCGCACGGCAATGGTCTCGAACAGACCATCGCCGTAGGCCAGGCCGCGGTTTTGCAGGTTGACTGCATCCGCCGGCTGGCCGTCGATCCAGCTGTGCATCAACCGGCGAACCGGCGGAACACCAGCGAGCCGTTGGTGCCACCAAAGCCGAACGAGTTGGACAGCACTACGTCGATCGGCATGCTGCGCGCCTGGTGCGGCACGAAGTCCAGGTCACACCCTTCGTCCGGCTCATCCAGGTTGATGGTCGGGGGCGCCATCTGGCTGTTGATCGCCAGCACGCTGAAGATCGCTTCCACCGCGCCCGCTGCGCCCAGCAGGTGGCCGGTCATCGACTTGGTCGAACTGACCGCCAGCTTGTAAGCATGATCACCGAACACGCGCTTGATCGCGGCCACTTCGGCGATATCGCCCGCTGGGGTCGAGGTGCCGTGGGCGTTGATGTAGCTGACTTCCTCTGGCTGGACGCCAGCATCGCGCAGGGCATTGGCCATGCAGCGGGCAGCGCCTTCGCCGGAATCGGGTGGCGACGTCATGTGGTAGGCGTCGCCGCTCATGCCGAAACCGACCAGTTCGGCATAGATGGTCGCGCCACGGGCCTTGGCGTGCTCGAGTTCTTCGAGCACCAGGGCACCGGCACCGTCGGACAGCACAAAGCCGTCACGGCCCTTGTCCCATGGTCGGCTGGCACGGCTTGGCTCGTCGTTGCGCGTCGACAGCGCGCGCGAGGCACCGAAGCCCCCCATGCCCAGGCCGCACGCGGCCATCTCGGCGCCACCGGCGATCATCACGTCGGCTTCACCGTAAGCGATGTTGCGCGCGGCCATGCCGATGCAGTGGGTGCCGGTGGTGCAGGCGGTGGCAATGGCGTAATTCGGCCCCTGCAGCCCCAAGTGAATCGACAGGAAGCCGGAGATCATGTTGATGATCGACCCTGGCACGAAGAACGGCGAAATACGCCGCGGGCCTTGCTCATGCAAGGTCCGGCTGGTTTCTTCGATGTTGGTCAGGCCGCCGATACCCGAGCCCATGGCCACGCCAATACGCTCACGGTTGGCGTCGGTGACTTCAAGGCCTGCATTACGCACCGCCTGGAAACCGGCCGCCAGGCCGTACTGGATGAACAGGTCAAGCTTGCGGGCCTCTTTGGCCGACAGGTACTGCTCAACCTCAAAGCCTTTCACCGAGCCGCCGAAACGGGTGGAGTAGGCAGACAGATCCGTATGTTCGATCGGACCGATGCCACTGCGGCCAGCCAGAATGCCCTGCCAGGTGCTCGGTACATCGGTACCCAGCGGCGACAGCATACCCATACCGGTGACCACGACGCGTCTACGCGACACAGTACTCTCCTTTTCTAATAACAGAGTCTCTTGGCATTGCATTCATACGATGGAATGAAATGACAACAGGCTCTCGGTGCGCGGTGAACGATACCCTTGAGCCAAGGGGGGCTCGCAAAGAAAAAACCGCACGCCAGCAAAGGCAGTGCGGTTTTTCCCGACAAGTAGCGTCGACGAAAACGTCTTAGGCCTTGTGGCTGTTGACGTAGTCGATAGCGGCTTGAACGGTAGTGATCTTCTCGGCTTCTTCGTCAGGGATTTCGGTTTCGAATTCCTCTTCCAGAGCCATCACCAGCTCAACGGTGTCAAGCGAATCGGCACCCAGGTCATCGACGAAGGACTTCTCGTTGGTCACTTCCTCTTCCTTGACGCCCAGTTGCTCGGCGACGATTTTCTTGACGCGTTCTTCGATGGTGCTCATACCTAGTTTTCACTCCTAATGGACATATGTCAGGCAGCTGGCCGGTGACCAATTTTATAGAAAGACGTTCGCTTTTCAAGCTAAACGCACCTTCGGATTAGTCACCCGACCCTCTGCCTGGAATCTGGATGCAGCTTTATAACGGATTTTAGGCTCGCAGTATGACTCTTTTTTTACGAAATCCGTCACATTGAGTTGCAGTGTTACATGTACATCCCGCCGTTGACCGGCACGG
The sequence above is drawn from the Pseudomonas putida genome and encodes:
- the pabC gene encoding aminodeoxychorismate lyase; its protein translation is MHSWIDGQPADAVNLQNRGLAYGDGLFETIAVRGGRPSLLGGHLARLALGCQRLAIDADLALIEDEIRRYACQLGDGVAKFILTRGDSQRGYAPVAGVAPRRILQGSPLPSYPVEHAELGVRLFPCQTRLGEQPLLAGLKHLNRLEQVLARAEWQDSEHAEGLMRDGQGRVVEGVYSNLFLVRDGVLLTAELSRCGVAGVMRAALLQQAQALAIPVQVRDLTFDELQQADEVFVCNSVYGVWPVRGFAALNWSPGPLTRKLQAVARTLLDT
- the tmk gene encoding dTMP kinase, producing the protein MSGLFITLEGPEGAGKSTNREYLAARLREQGLDVLLSREPGGTPLAEKVRELLLAPSDETMAADTELLLVFAARAQHLAQVIRPALARGAVVLCDRFTDATYAYQGGGRGLSVERIATLEQFVQGDLRPDLTLVFDLPVEVGLARAAARGRLDRFEQEGQAFFEAVRQAYLQRARREPQRYSLLDAAQPLESVQRAIDALLPGILERCRG
- the mltG gene encoding endolytic transglycosylase MltG, giving the protein MRRKFLLLLEMGLILAGLALGWSAWKVNSVLEQPLHVTQERLLDVPNGTNPNRMFYRMQHEGLLDDAFWLRLYWRFNMAGTPLHTGEYRLTPGMTVEQLFDAWRRADVVQYNLTLVEGWNFRQVRSAVARHEKIKHTLDGLSDAEVMDKLGHTGVFPEGRFFPDTYRFVRGMSDIELLQQAYQRLDEVLAKEWSERTTDLPYRDPYQALIMASLVEKETGIPQERGQIAGVFVRRLRLGMMLQTDPTVIYGMGERYNGRITRADLREPTPYNTYTITGLPPTPIAMVGREAIHAALNPSDGTSLYFVARGDGSHVFSDDLDDHNSAVREFQLKRRADYRSSPAPQAQPAASEAVEPDASEAQQPAEQPEPDEAPAPASDPAPADAPTPDEQH
- the fabF gene encoding beta-ketoacyl-ACP synthase II, with amino-acid sequence MSRRRVVVTGMGMLSPLGTDVPSTWQGILAGRSGIGPIEHTDLSAYSTRFGGSVKGFEVEQYLSAKEARKLDLFIQYGLAAGFQAVRNAGLEVTDANRERIGVAMGSGIGGLTNIEETSRTLHEQGPRRISPFFVPGSIINMISGFLSIHLGLQGPNYAIATACTTGTHCIGMAARNIAYGEADVMIAGGAEMAACGLGMGGFGASRALSTRNDEPSRASRPWDKGRDGFVLSDGAGALVLEELEHAKARGATIYAELVGFGMSGDAYHMTSPPDSGEGAARCMANALRDAGVQPEEVSYINAHGTSTPAGDIAEVAAIKRVFGDHAYKLAVSSTKSMTGHLLGAAGAVEAIFSVLAINSQMAPPTINLDEPDEGCDLDFVPHQARSMPIDVVLSNSFGFGGTNGSLVFRRFAG
- the acpP gene encoding acyl carrier protein, producing MSTIEERVKKIVAEQLGVKEEEVTNEKSFVDDLGADSLDTVELVMALEEEFETEIPDEEAEKITTVQAAIDYVNSHKA
- a CDS encoding DNA polymerase III subunit delta', with translation MAEAYPWQQAIWQQLAGRSRHAHAYLLHGPQGIGKRALAERLMARLLCQQPQGLDACGVCKSCLLLKAGSHPDNYVLEPEEADKPIKVDQVRELVAFVVQTAQLGGRKVVLIEPVEAMNVNASNALLKSLEEPSGDTVLLLVTHQPSRLLPTIKSRCQQVACPQPSLAQSQAWLADALADSDDAERDELLTLAAGSPLMAVSLQAQGVREQRALVTEGVKKLLKQQQSPSQLADAWNGVPLLLLFDWFCDWSHLILRYQLTQDEEGLGLADMRKVVQYLAQKSRQAKVLAVQAWILEQRQKVLGKANLNRALLLEALLAHWQQLPGAR